A genome region from Sulfuricella sp. includes the following:
- the tolA gene encoding cell envelope integrity protein TolA, translating to MVFERKQPGQWKAGALALLVHVLFLGLMIFSVSWQNQEQAGVEVELWSEVPAPAKVAPPPPKPAPAPKPEPKPEPKPEVKPEPKPVKADIELKAKEEEKKKRREEELKQKQEKQKKEEEKRKQEQEKQEALRQKQAEAEAANARKAEAVAQQAAGQRVLDDYTGRIKSKIKRFIILPPDLAGNPQAEFDVTLMPTGEVLHLKLTRSSGSSAYDSAVERAIYKAQPLPLPPDPGLFGKFRELHLKFRLNED from the coding sequence GTGGTTTTTGAGCGCAAACAACCGGGCCAGTGGAAAGCGGGCGCATTGGCGCTGCTGGTGCATGTGCTGTTTCTGGGGCTGATGATTTTCAGCGTGAGCTGGCAGAATCAGGAGCAGGCCGGCGTCGAGGTGGAACTGTGGAGCGAAGTTCCTGCACCGGCCAAGGTTGCGCCTCCGCCGCCCAAGCCTGCACCGGCTCCCAAACCAGAACCGAAACCGGAGCCCAAGCCCGAAGTGAAACCTGAACCGAAGCCGGTCAAGGCAGATATCGAGCTCAAGGCGAAGGAAGAAGAGAAAAAAAAGCGCCGTGAAGAGGAACTAAAACAGAAGCAGGAGAAACAGAAGAAGGAAGAAGAAAAGCGCAAGCAGGAACAGGAAAAACAGGAAGCCCTGCGCCAGAAGCAGGCAGAGGCTGAAGCGGCCAATGCGCGCAAGGCCGAGGCGGTGGCGCAGCAGGCTGCGGGGCAGCGGGTGCTGGACGACTACACCGGGCGTATCAAGTCCAAGATCAAGCGCTTCATCATTCTGCCGCCGGATCTGGCGGGCAACCCCCAGGCGGAGTTTGATGTCACCCTGATGCCGACCGGCGAGGTTCTGCATTTGAAGTTAACCAGGAGCAGCGGTTCCAGCGCTTATGACAGCGCGGTGGAACGGGCCATTTACAAGGCGCAGCCATTGCCGCTGCCGCCCGATCCGGGGCTGTTCGGCAAGTTCCGCGAACTGCACCTGAAGTTCAGATTGAATGAGGATTAA
- the ispH gene encoding 4-hydroxy-3-methylbut-2-enyl diphosphate reductase has protein sequence MEILLANPRGFCAGVDRAIAIVERALERFGAPIYVRHEVVHNKFVVDNLRAKGAIFIEDLDEVPPGSTLIFSAHGVSQAVRKEAEARGLQVFDATCPLVTKVHVEVSKMRQHDKEIVMIGHKGHPEVEGTMGQAEGGMYLVERPEDVATLAVKDEGNLSYVTQTTLSVDDASTIISALKERFPTITGPKKDDICYATQNRQDAVKILAGQSEVVIVVGSPNSSNSNRLREVAQNHGAAAYMVDNASQLKAEWLQGKTRIGVTAGASAPEVLVREVIARLEQLGGGKAVELEGKAENISFPLPKALQES, from the coding sequence ATGGAAATCCTGCTCGCCAATCCCCGTGGTTTCTGCGCCGGTGTGGATCGCGCCATCGCCATCGTCGAGCGCGCCCTGGAGCGCTTCGGCGCGCCCATTTACGTGCGCCACGAAGTCGTGCACAACAAGTTCGTGGTGGACAATCTGCGCGCCAAGGGCGCGATTTTCATCGAGGATCTGGACGAAGTGCCGCCTGGCAGCACCCTGATTTTCAGCGCCCACGGCGTATCGCAAGCGGTCCGCAAGGAAGCCGAAGCGCGCGGCTTGCAGGTGTTCGACGCCACCTGCCCCCTGGTCACCAAGGTGCACGTTGAAGTCAGCAAGATGCGGCAGCATGACAAGGAAATCGTCATGATCGGCCACAAGGGCCATCCCGAAGTGGAAGGCACCATGGGCCAGGCGGAAGGCGGCATGTACCTGGTGGAAAGACCGGAAGACGTAGCCACGCTGGCGGTAAAGGACGAGGGCAACCTGTCCTACGTCACCCAGACCACGCTCTCGGTGGATGACGCCAGCACCATCATCAGCGCCCTGAAAGAGCGCTTCCCCACTATCACCGGGCCGAAGAAGGACGATATCTGCTACGCCACGCAGAACCGCCAGGATGCGGTAAAAATCCTGGCCGGCCAGAGCGAGGTGGTGATCGTGGTGGGCTCGCCCAACAGCTCCAATTCGAACCGCCTGCGCGAAGTGGCGCAAAACCACGGCGCCGCAGCCTATATGGTGGATAACGCCAGCCAGCTGAAAGCCGAATGGCTGCAGGGAAAAACCAGAATCGGCGTGACGGCCGGCGCTTCCGCCCCGGAGGTGTTGGTGCGCGAAGTGATTGCCAGACTGGAACAACTAGGCGGCGGGAAAGCCGTGGAACTGGAAGGAAAGGCGGAAAATATTTCGTTTCCGCTCCCCAAGGCGCTGCAGGAAAGCTAG
- the queE gene encoding 7-carboxy-7-deazaguanine synthase QueE, giving the protein MLRINEIFYSLQGETSRAGLPTVFVRLTGCPLRCGYCDTAYAFTEGVAMDIPAILEQVAAYAPRYVTVTGGEPLAQKECPALLAALCDAGYSVSLETSGALDISRVDPRVSRIVDIKTPGSGEMEKNRWANLALLTPHDELKFVICDAADYEWARRQMQEQQLVARCPVLFSPVAGKLDPSPLADWILRDRLDVRFQLQLHKLLWREDRGR; this is encoded by the coding sequence ATGCTGCGTATCAACGAGATTTTCTATTCCCTGCAGGGGGAGACCAGCCGTGCCGGGCTGCCCACGGTGTTCGTGCGCCTGACCGGCTGCCCCCTGCGCTGCGGCTATTGCGATACGGCCTATGCCTTCACTGAAGGCGTGGCCATGGATATTCCCGCCATCCTCGAGCAAGTGGCAGCTTACGCGCCGCGTTATGTCACCGTGACCGGCGGCGAGCCGCTGGCGCAGAAGGAATGCCCGGCATTGCTCGCTGCCTTGTGCGACGCAGGCTACTCGGTTTCGCTGGAAACCAGCGGTGCGCTGGACATTTCCCGGGTGGATCCGCGCGTCTCGCGCATCGTGGATATCAAGACGCCTGGCTCGGGCGAAATGGAAAAAAACCGCTGGGCCAACCTGGCCTTGCTGACCCCGCATGACGAGCTCAAGTTCGTGATCTGCGATGCAGCGGATTACGAATGGGCGCGGCGGCAGATGCAGGAACAGCAGCTCGTCGCCAGATGCCCGGTGCTGTTCTCCCCCGTGGCAGGGAAGCTTGACCCGTCCCCGCTGGCCGACTGGATCCTGCGCGATCGCCTCGACGTGCGCTTCCAGCTCCAGTTGCACAAGCTGCTGTGGCGCGAGGACCGGGGGCGATGA
- the queC gene encoding 7-cyano-7-deazaguanine synthase QueC, producing the protein MTPAVKSAVVLLSGGLDSATTLAIARSEGFECHCLSLDYGQRHRSELQAAERVASSLGAAAQRTLKLDLTLFGGSALTDASIAVPVTPLPNPLPQGGEGASVKSDHLIAGIPVTYVPARNTIMLSLALAWAEVLGARDIFIGANAVDYSGYPDCRPEYIRAFQGMANLATRAAIEGEPTTIHAPLIALTKAGIIRQGVALGVDYALTVSCYQADEQGRACGRCESCRLRKLGFEQAGVPDPTPYL; encoded by the coding sequence ATGACCCCGGCAGTGAAAAGCGCCGTCGTCCTGCTTTCCGGCGGTCTGGATTCCGCGACCACGCTGGCCATTGCCCGCAGCGAGGGGTTCGAGTGCCATTGCCTGAGTCTAGATTATGGCCAGCGTCATCGTTCCGAACTGCAAGCGGCTGAACGGGTGGCCAGCAGCCTGGGCGCCGCAGCGCAGCGCACGCTCAAGCTGGACCTGACGCTGTTTGGCGGCTCTGCGCTCACGGATGCGTCGATTGCCGTGCCGGTAACCCCTCTCCCCAACCCTCTCCCGCAAGGGGGAGAGGGGGCAAGCGTGAAGAGCGATCATCTGATCGCGGGCATCCCTGTCACCTATGTGCCGGCGCGCAACACCATCATGCTATCCCTGGCCCTGGCCTGGGCGGAAGTGCTGGGGGCGCGGGATATCTTCATCGGCGCCAATGCGGTGGACTATTCCGGCTACCCGGATTGCCGTCCGGAATATATCCGTGCTTTTCAGGGCATGGCCAACCTGGCCACACGGGCTGCCATTGAAGGCGAGCCCACCACTATTCACGCGCCCCTGATCGCACTCACAAAAGCCGGGATCATTCGCCAGGGTGTTGCTCTTGGCGTGGATTATGCGCTGACAGTTTCCTGTTATCAGGCTGACGAACAGGGGCGCGCATGTGGCCGATGCGAATCCTGCCGTTTGAGAAAGCTCGGATTCGAGCAGGCTGGCGTACCGGATCCCACCCCTTATCTTTGA
- the ybgF gene encoding tol-pal system protein YbgF: MRRLALLPALLLSGVCHAGLFTDDEAHQKISDMQLQNTQQQSKLETRFAGLESAQRAQGMEMLSQLEALKSELGKLRGQLEVQTHDIEGLQKRQRDLYVDVDTRLRQLESAAATAAAAAAAPLEESPPKSGKDSKSGKDKKSSAKANAAPVAVPAPVSAQKTAEADPAEEAKTYDAAFNQFRGGNYQGALTAFQAFNQAYPKSPLAPSAQYWIGNSYFNLKDFRSAISSQQELISLYPKSPKVPDALLNMASSYQGMGDVGTAKKTLEDVLARFPVSDAADKAKYRLESMK; this comes from the coding sequence ATGCGTAGGCTTGCGCTTCTTCCAGCCTTGCTGCTGTCGGGGGTGTGCCACGCCGGGCTGTTCACGGACGACGAGGCGCACCAGAAAATCAGCGATATGCAACTGCAGAATACCCAGCAGCAGAGCAAGCTGGAGACGCGCTTTGCCGGTCTGGAAAGCGCGCAGCGTGCTCAGGGCATGGAAATGCTGTCCCAGCTGGAAGCGCTGAAATCCGAGCTGGGCAAGCTGCGCGGCCAACTGGAAGTGCAGACGCACGACATTGAAGGCCTGCAGAAGCGCCAGCGCGATCTGTATGTCGACGTGGATACGCGTTTGCGCCAGCTGGAGAGCGCAGCAGCCACGGCGGCGGCTGCCGCGGCTGCGCCGCTGGAAGAAAGTCCGCCCAAGTCCGGCAAGGATAGTAAATCCGGCAAGGACAAAAAGTCGTCAGCCAAGGCAAATGCCGCGCCAGTAGCGGTTCCTGCTCCTGTGTCGGCACAGAAAACGGCTGAGGCTGATCCTGCTGAAGAGGCAAAAACCTACGATGCAGCGTTCAACCAGTTCCGGGGCGGAAATTATCAGGGCGCCCTGACGGCTTTTCAGGCATTCAATCAGGCCTATCCGAAAAGCCCTCTGGCTCCCAGCGCCCAATACTGGATCGGCAACTCGTACTTCAACCTCAAGGATTTCAGGTCCGCGATCTCCAGCCAGCAGGAGTTGATCAGCCTGTACCCCAAGAGCCCCAAAGTGCCGGATGCGCTGCTGAACATGGCATCCAGTTATCAAGGCATGGGTGACGTGGGTACGGCGAAAAAGACACTGGAGGATGTGCTGGCCAGATTTCCGGTCAGTGATGCAGCCGACAAGGCAAAATATCGCCTCGAATCCATGAAGTAA
- the lspA gene encoding signal peptidase II — protein MRDWRLWLFYSAAIIALDQLTKHWVVQAFSYGDSLPLTSYFNLVRAHNSGAAFSFLAGAGGWQRLFFITVASIAAAVILNLLRKHHRETLFSLALSLVLGGALGNLIDRIRWGYVVDFLDFFYSSTHWPAFNVADMAITGGVMLLIMDGLRKPGGKKA, from the coding sequence ATGCGTGATTGGCGCCTGTGGCTGTTCTACAGCGCGGCGATCATCGCACTTGACCAGTTGACCAAGCACTGGGTGGTGCAGGCCTTCAGTTATGGCGACAGCCTGCCGCTCACGTCCTATTTCAACCTGGTGCGGGCGCATAACAGCGGCGCGGCATTCAGCTTTCTCGCCGGGGCTGGCGGCTGGCAGCGCCTGTTCTTCATCACCGTGGCCAGCATTGCCGCAGCCGTGATCCTCAATCTGCTCAGGAAACACCACCGGGAAACCCTCTTCAGCCTCGCCCTCAGCCTGGTGCTGGGCGGCGCGCTGGGCAACCTGATCGACCGCATCCGCTGGGGCTACGTGGTGGATTTCCTGGATTTCTTTTATAGCAGCACCCACTGGCCGGCCTTCAACGTGGCGGACATGGCCATTACCGGCGGCGTGATGCTGCTGATAATGGACGGCCTGCGCAAGCCCGGAGGCAAGAAAGCATGA
- a CDS encoding FKBP-type peptidyl-prolyl cis-trans isomerase, whose amino-acid sequence MTQTALWGDKVALHYRLFSDDGAEAINTFDDEEPVTLTLGNGEIEPNMESCLIDLEVGRRYTFKLEAEQAFGPHDPEQVMELPLDAFPDEEFETGSLIEFTLPEGDTLPGQIISKTKTHATVDFNHPLSGCTVNFEVKIIEILES is encoded by the coding sequence ATGACCCAGACTGCACTCTGGGGCGACAAGGTCGCCCTGCACTACCGCCTGTTCTCGGACGATGGCGCCGAGGCCATCAACACCTTCGACGACGAGGAACCGGTCACCCTGACGCTGGGCAACGGCGAAATCGAGCCCAACATGGAATCCTGCCTGATCGATCTCGAAGTCGGCCGGCGTTATACCTTCAAGCTGGAAGCGGAACAGGCCTTCGGCCCCCATGATCCGGAACAGGTGATGGAACTGCCGCTGGACGCCTTCCCCGACGAGGAATTCGAAACCGGCAGCCTGATCGAATTCACCCTGCCCGAGGGCGACACCCTGCCGGGGCAGATCATCAGCAAGACCAAGACCCATGCCACGGTGGATTTCAACCACCCCCTGAGCGGCTGCACGGTCAATTTCGAAGTCAAGATCATCGAGATACTGGAATCATAA
- the pal gene encoding peptidoglycan-associated lipoprotein Pal, whose translation MNKLFLSAILLGMLSACASTSDKGQGAASVEDKSLGQKSAGASTQGAQQQGVAMDPLKDPSNILSKRSVYFDYDSYSVKGEYKPMVEAHAQYLKQNSKAKAFVQGNADERGSREYNLALGQKRAESVRKVMNVLGVSDSQIETVSFGEEKPKAEGRDEASWAQNRRADIVYQGE comes from the coding sequence ATGAACAAGTTGTTTTTGAGTGCAATTCTGCTGGGTATGTTGTCTGCTTGCGCCAGCACGAGCGACAAGGGTCAGGGCGCTGCTTCGGTTGAAGACAAGAGCCTGGGCCAGAAATCAGCAGGTGCTTCAACCCAGGGCGCCCAGCAGCAAGGCGTGGCAATGGACCCGCTCAAGGATCCCAGCAATATTCTTTCCAAGCGCAGTGTGTATTTCGATTACGACAGCTACAGCGTAAAGGGTGAGTACAAACCCATGGTCGAAGCGCACGCCCAGTACCTGAAACAAAATAGTAAAGCCAAGGCCTTCGTGCAGGGCAATGCCGACGAGCGTGGCAGCCGCGAGTACAACCTGGCTCTGGGTCAGAAGCGTGCCGAGAGCGTCCGGAAAGTCATGAACGTGCTGGGCGTGTCCGACAGCCAGATCGAAACCGTCAGCTTCGGCGAGGAAAAGCCCAAGGCTGAAGGCCGCGATGAAGCTTCGTGGGCGCAGAATCGCCGTGCTGATATTGTTTATCAGGGCGAATAA
- the tolB gene encoding Tol-Pal system beta propeller repeat protein TolB has protein sequence MKRNIKWLLMACVMVLAAPVHAALTIEITGGAGNQIPVAIVPFAAENTQAQSISGIVAADLTRSGLFRMVDTAGVQPQPHDPAEVRYPDWKSRNAEALVIGGMTPRPDGKIDVRFRLMDVVKQSQLAGFSYTIAPAQLRATAHKIADVIYEKLTGDVGVFSTQIAYIVKEGKRFELQVADADGYGAQTVMASQEPILSPAWSPDGEKLAYVSFEKKKPIIYVQALKTGARQALASFKGSNSAPAWSPDGRKLAIVLTRDGRSQLYLINADGGNLQRWSDSAGIDTEPDFSPDGKWIIFTSDRGGSPQIYRMPAVGGAGQRITFEGSYNVSPQFSPDGKSFVFIQRNGGQFHVAVQDFATGQVQVLTDTPQDEAPSYAPNGKMVIYATEINRRGVLAAVSSDGRVKQRLSVQAGDVREPAWGPLLKNQ, from the coding sequence ATGAAACGTAATATCAAGTGGCTGCTGATGGCGTGCGTGATGGTACTGGCAGCGCCAGTGCACGCCGCATTGACGATCGAAATCACCGGCGGGGCGGGCAACCAGATTCCCGTGGCCATCGTGCCGTTCGCGGCAGAAAACACGCAAGCGCAAAGCATCAGCGGCATTGTCGCAGCCGACCTGACGCGCAGCGGGCTGTTCCGGATGGTGGACACGGCGGGCGTTCAGCCCCAGCCGCACGATCCCGCCGAGGTGCGTTACCCGGACTGGAAAAGCCGCAATGCCGAGGCGCTGGTGATCGGCGGCATGACGCCGCGCCCGGACGGCAAGATCGACGTGCGTTTCCGCCTCATGGACGTGGTCAAGCAAAGCCAGCTGGCCGGTTTCAGCTATACCATCGCGCCGGCGCAATTGCGCGCCACCGCGCACAAGATCGCCGACGTGATCTACGAGAAGCTTACCGGCGATGTCGGCGTGTTCAGCACCCAGATCGCTTACATCGTCAAGGAAGGCAAGCGCTTTGAGCTGCAGGTGGCGGATGCGGATGGCTACGGCGCGCAGACCGTGATGGCGTCGCAGGAGCCCATTCTTTCACCGGCCTGGTCGCCGGATGGCGAAAAACTGGCCTATGTGTCGTTCGAGAAGAAAAAACCGATTATTTACGTACAGGCGCTCAAAACCGGCGCCCGCCAGGCGCTGGCTTCGTTCAAAGGCAGCAACAGCGCGCCGGCCTGGTCGCCGGATGGCAGGAAACTTGCCATTGTCCTGACGCGCGATGGCCGTTCGCAGCTTTACCTGATCAACGCCGATGGTGGCAATCTGCAGCGCTGGAGCGACAGCGCGGGGATCGATACCGAGCCGGACTTCTCGCCCGATGGCAAGTGGATCATCTTCACCTCCGACCGCGGCGGCAGCCCGCAGATTTACCGCATGCCGGCGGTCGGTGGCGCCGGGCAGCGCATTACCTTCGAAGGGAGTTATAATGTCTCGCCGCAATTCAGCCCCGACGGCAAGAGTTTCGTTTTCATCCAGCGCAACGGCGGGCAGTTCCATGTCGCGGTGCAGGATTTTGCCACCGGCCAGGTGCAGGTGCTGACCGATACCCCGCAGGATGAGGCGCCCAGCTATGCGCCTAATGGTAAAATGGTCATTTATGCCACGGAAATCAACCGCCGTGGCGTATTGGCGGCTGTTTCCAGCGATGGACGGGTGAAACAGCGGCTGTCGGTGCAGGCCGGAGATGTGCGTGAGCCGGCATGGGGTCCTTTGTTAAAAAATCAGTAA
- a CDS encoding YeeE/YedE family protein: MIYESFAPAQSFFLWATFGIALVMGALVNKTNFCTMGAVSDWVNMGDTGRLRAWLLAIAVAMLGVVALEANGLVNADAAFPPYRANQLVWAENLLGGLLFGVGMTLASGCGNKCLIRIGGGNLKSIMVFAIIAVIAYYMTNPFPDSDKTLFTVLFYDWIRPLAVTLQTKQDLGSVLAGPEKAASARLIIGGILAVVLIAFAFKSEDFRTSLDNILGGLVVGLAVLAAWYVTSNVMVSADGQNYSLQNFVAEQWDMFAAPADVKPADSRPLSPQSFTFINPMGQTFGYALSGFKAVSMTFGLMAVAGVILGSLLWSLVSRSFRIEWFASFQDFVNHFIGAVLMGFGGVLAMGCTIGQAVTGVSTLAIGSFITFIAIVAGSAGMMKYQYWKMMREA; the protein is encoded by the coding sequence ATGATTTATGAAAGTTTCGCACCCGCCCAGTCTTTTTTTCTCTGGGCAACCTTCGGAATTGCCCTGGTCATGGGCGCCCTGGTCAACAAGACCAATTTCTGCACCATGGGCGCGGTTTCGGACTGGGTCAACATGGGCGACACCGGCCGTTTGCGCGCCTGGCTCCTCGCCATCGCGGTGGCGATGCTGGGCGTGGTGGCGCTGGAAGCCAACGGGCTGGTCAATGCGGATGCCGCCTTCCCGCCCTATCGCGCGAATCAGCTGGTGTGGGCTGAAAACCTGCTGGGTGGCCTGCTGTTCGGCGTTGGCATGACCCTGGCTTCGGGCTGCGGCAACAAATGCCTGATTCGCATCGGCGGCGGCAACCTGAAATCCATCATGGTGTTTGCCATCATCGCGGTGATCGCCTATTACATGACCAACCCCTTCCCGGATTCAGACAAAACCCTGTTCACGGTACTGTTCTATGACTGGATTCGCCCCCTGGCTGTGACGTTGCAGACCAAACAGGATCTGGGTTCGGTGCTCGCCGGCCCGGAAAAGGCAGCCTCTGCACGGCTGATAATCGGCGGCATTCTGGCTGTGGTCCTGATCGCCTTCGCATTCAAGTCAGAAGATTTCCGCACCAGCCTCGACAATATTCTCGGCGGCCTGGTGGTCGGCCTGGCAGTCCTGGCTGCCTGGTATGTCACCAGCAACGTGATGGTGAGCGCGGATGGGCAGAACTACTCGCTGCAGAATTTCGTGGCCGAACAGTGGGACATGTTTGCCGCACCGGCAGACGTCAAACCGGCCGATAGCCGTCCGCTGTCTCCGCAGTCCTTCACCTTCATCAATCCCATGGGGCAGACCTTTGGCTATGCGCTCAGCGGCTTCAAGGCAGTTTCCATGACCTTCGGGCTGATGGCAGTGGCGGGCGTGATCCTCGGCTCCCTGCTGTGGTCCCTGGTCAGCCGCAGCTTCCGCATTGAATGGTTCGCCTCGTTCCAGGATTTCGTCAATCACTTCATCGGCGCCGTGCTGATGGGCTTCGGCGGCGTGCTGGCCATGGGCTGTACCATCGGTCAGGCCGTAACCGGCGTTTCCACGCTGGCGATCGGCTCTTTCATCACTTTTATTGCCATCGTGGCCGGCAGCGCAGGCATGATGAAATATCAGTACTGGAAGATGATGCGGGAAGCCTGA